Part of the Labilibaculum antarcticum genome, AATTAAAAGCCTCTGATATCTATTTGGATTTTGGATATAGCAACCTATCAAACTTCAGTATTGCTTTCAAAAACAAATTTGGAATCAGTCCAGTTGAGACCACCAAATAAACTCAATCAGTCAACCTTCCTGTTCTAATGGGCGATATACACATATCTAAAGCTCTCAAATAACACGACAAAATCAACTTGACCTTTTTTAATAAGTTATTGAACTATTTCAGTAAGTAGATCTGCCCCCACATGCCCTACTTTTGCCTTCGTAATAACAACAAGCGTTCTGACTAAAAACGTAATGACAGAACCTTCGTTGTAAAAATCGAAAAACCAAATAATAGAATAGAATTATGGCAAAATTTAAAGTACCAAAAGAAATTTTTCACGGACTAGGTAGCCTTGAAAATCTAAAAGGATTAACAGGGAAAAAAGCGGTTATCGTAATCGGTGGTAGCTCTGTAAAAGCAAACGGATCTCTAGAAAGAACAGAAAACTACTTGAAAGAAGCAGGTATATCAACAGTTGTGTTCTCGGGTGTTGAACCTGATCCTTCAATTGAAACTGTATTGAAAGGTGCTGAGTTCTTTACTCAGGAGCAACCAGATGTTATTGTTGGTTTGGGCGGTTGTTCGTCTATCGACGCAGCAAAAGCAATGTGGATCTACTACGAGTATCCAGATTCAAAACTGGAAGAATTGGCAGCTCCATTTGCTGTGAAACCAATGCGTAACAAAGCCTATTTTGTAGCAATTCCTTCTACAAGTGGCACGGGTACTGAAGTGACAGGTCTTTCTGTTATTACTGACAGAGAAAAAGGAACTAAATACCCAATTGTATCTCACGAGTTAACACCTGATGTTGCAATTATTGATGGTGATTTATGTGCAAGCATGCCTAAGCATGTAACCGCTAACACAGGATTGGATGTTTTAAGTCATGGCGTAGAGGCTTATGTTTCTAATATTGCTGACCGTTATAATGATGCGTTGGCAAAAGGTGCTATTGATCTTGTATTCAAAACTCTACCGACTGTTATTGAAGAACCAAATAATTTAGAAGCTCGCCAGGCAATGCACGATGCTTCCTGTATGGCAGGTATGGCATTTACAAACGTATGGTTGGGGATTGTTCACTCTATGTCTCACCAAATTGGTGGTACTTTCGGTATTCCTCACGGATGTGGTAACGCTATTTTGATGCCGAATGTGATTCGTTTCAACTCTAAAGTAACTAACAAATACAGTGAGCTTGCAGCTTTATCAGGAAGAACAAGTGCAGAAGAGTTTGCACAAGAAGTATCAAAACTTCGTGCATCAGTGGGTGTTGTGGGTTCTATTAAAGAATATGGTGTTAGCCAGGAAGAATGGGATGCGAAATTGGATGTACTAACACAGAATGCAATGGATGATCCTTGTACTCTTTTCAACCCTAGAAAACCAAAATTCGAAGAGATCAAAGCGATCTTCCAAGCTTGTTACGAAGGAAGAGCGATTACTTTGTAAGTGAAAAATAAATTTTAATAAACACAGGGCGAATTATTCAATTCGCCCTGTGTTTGTTGTATTAAATTAGAATGTTGTTCCGTTACAATTTTACAAGTTTGATTTATTTGGTATTAGAATTGAATAGGAGATTTAGGAATTTTTCTATTTTATTCTATGAATCATGAGCAGGTAGGAGTATTGCCTATTTAGATTCATCCTAAAGTATTTACCCCCGCTAATTTAGATGTGTTTGACTAGGCTGAAAAATTACTTCTTTCTACATTTGATATATAAATATTTATTGTGAGTTGGAATTGCAAACGACTGAAGTCCAGATGGTTTCGTGTTTTGGTATTGATGTTATTTAGCATTTTATTCATTCATTTATTTCGAAAAGTAATGAACAAGATAGTTGAAAAAGAGAATTTTTCAGAAAAGGTTGTTAAGATTGTAGTTGAGGCACCTTTAATTGCCAAGGCTCGCAAGCCTGGTAATTTTGTAATTGTAAGAGTTGGTGAAAAAGGGGAACGTATTCCCTTGACTATTGCTGGCGCTGATATTGCAAAAGGGACCATTACCATTATCGTTCAGAAAATGGGCGTGTCGTCTACAAAGTTGTGCGATCTTAAGGTTGGAGAATATATAACTGATTTGGTTGGCCCCTTAGGCAAACCGACTGAAATACATAATGTTGGTACTGTGCTTTGTTGCGGTGGTGGTGTTGGCGTAGCGCCTTTACTTCCAATTGTTGAAGGATATAAAAAAGCAGGTAATCGTGTAATTACTGTTATCGCTGCAAGATCAAAAGATCTTTTGATTCTGGAAGATGAGATGCGCAAAAATTCCGATGAGCTTATCGTGATGACTGATGATGGATCGCATGGAAGAAAAGGTTTGGTTACCGAAGGTATGGAAGAGGTGATTAAGCGTGAGAAAGTCGATGAGTGCATAACCATTGGTCCTGCCATTATGATGAAATTTTGTTCCTTGTTAACCAAGAAATATGAAATTCCTACTATGGCTAGTTTAAATAGTATTATGGTTGACGGAACTGGTATGTGCGGTGCATGTAGGGTTACTGTTGATGGTAAAACGAAGTTCACTTGCGTGGATGGACCTGAGTTTGATGCTCATAAAATTGATTTTGACGAAATGATGTCGAGATTAGGAGGTTATAAGGAAGAAGAAAAAGACAAAATGGATCATTTTGAGAATTAATTAACTAAAGACAAAACAGGACAATGGAAAGGTCTGAAGAATATATAAAAAACGAACGTAAAAAAGAGTGGAGAGTCGAACTCCAAAAATTAACAAAAGCCAAAGATCGCATGTCGATCGAAAGGGTTCAAATGACAGAAATGGCTCCTGAAGAGCGCATTAAATCGCAACGTGTTGAGGTGAATATGGGTCTGACTAAAGAGCAGGCAATGTTAGAGGCAACACGTTGTATGGATTGCGCTAACCCAACCTGCATGGAGGGATGTCCGGTAAGCATTAATATTCCTAAGTTTATTAAGAATATTGAACGCGGAGACATATTGGAAGCGGCATCTGTTTTAAAAGAAACAAGTGCTTTGCCTGCCGTTTGTGGTCGTGTTTGTCCACAGGAAGCGCAGTGTGAGGAGAGATGTTTTTACGTTGAAAAATTGAACCTGAAATCAGTAGCAATTGGTCATTTAGAGCGGTTTGCTGCTGATTTTGAAAGAGAATCGGGTGTGATTTCGGTTCCTAAATTGGCTGAACCGAATGGTGTTCAAGTAGCCGTTATTGGTTCTGGACCATCAGGACTGTCTTTTGCTGGTGATATGGCGAAATTGGGTTATGATGTAACAGTTTTCGAAGCTCTGCATGAAATTGGTGGTGTGTTGAAATACGGTATTCCTGAATTCCGCTTGCCAAATGCCGTTGTTGATGTAGAGATTGAGAATTTACGCAAGATGGGTGTTAAATTTATCACCAATTATATCGTTGGTCAAACAGCAAGTTTGGATGATTTAAAGAAAGAAGGATACAAAGCATTCTATGTAGGTAGTGGTGCTGGTTTACCTCGTTTTATGAATATTCCAGGTGAGAATTCTAACGGAATTATGTCATCAAACGAATATTTAACCCGTGTAAATTTAATGGGAGCAGATTCTGAAGAATCAGATACGCCTATTTTACGTGGTAAAAATGTTGTAGTTGTTGGTGGTGGTAATACCGCTATGGATTCGGTTCGTACTGCAAAACGATTAGGTGCTGAAAGAGCAATTATTGTTTATCGTCGTTCTGAAGAAGAAATGCCTGCTCGTGCTGAAGAAGTTCATCATGCAAAACAAGAGGGAATCGAATTTCTTACCTTAACAAATCCAATTGAATACATTGCTGATGAAAATAGGCGTGTAAAACAAATAAGGGTTCAGAAAATGGAATTGGGAGAGCCAGATTCATCGGGCAGAAGAAGACCTGTTCCAATTGAAGGTTCTGAATATACAATTGATGCAACAGTTGTAATTGTTGCAGTTGGAGTTTCTCCAAATCCATTAATTCCAAATTCGGTTGAAGGATTAGAGGTTTCAAAATGGGGAACTATTGAGGTTGTAAAAGATAAAATGCAATCCTCAATTCCTGAACTTTTTGCAGGAGGAGATATTGTTCGTGGTGGTGCTACTGTTATTTTAGCAATGGGCGATGGTCGTAAAGCTGCTGCAAATATGGATGTTTATTTAAAGGAGAAGTATATGTCTAAAAAAGTAGAACTTTAAAATTAATAGCTATGAAAGAATTTAATTCGATAGAAGATATTTTGGATTTTGCCATTAATGAGGAGCAAATGGCTGCTGATTTTTATACAGAACTAGCTGGGAAAATGAAGCATCAGGAGATGAAAGATACTTTTGAGCAATATGCCTTGGAAGAACTTGGTCATCGTGCTAAATTGGAAGCAATTAAGAATGGTAAAAAGGTTCAGGTTTCAGAAACTAAAATTGCTGATTTAAAAATTGGTGATTATTTATTGGATGTAGATGTTGACAAATCAAATCTTACCTATCAGGAAGCTTTGATTCTTGCCATGAAAAAGGAGAAAATTGCCTTTAGATTGTATAACGATCTTGCTTCTGCATCGACAGATGAACCTTCAAAAAAATTATTCCTGATGCTTGCTCAGGAAGAAGCAAAACATAAGCTTCGTTTCGAGGTGGAGTACGATAGTAATATTCTAAAAGAGAATTAGAATTGTAATCAATATACTGAAAAGAGTCTTGGGGAATCAAGACTCTTTTTTTTGTCATTAAAAATTCTTTTGTATTGATTGTTAATATTTTGTAACTTTTAAAGTCGAACTGGAAAGTGAAATAATAGCCTACTAAAATTGATTTTTGGTTTCGTAATTTATTATCAATTAACAAAAAAAGAAATGAAAATTTTTAGGACATTTGAGGAAATTATCGATTATGCCATTGAAAAGGAGATGGATGAAATTGAGTTTTATTCTGAAATTGCCAATCGAATGGACAGGGAAAATATGAAAGGTCTTTTTCGGAATTTTGCTCTGGAAAAAACTGCTAGAATGCTTCGTTTGGAGAAGATGAAGGACGTGAAAACTGGATTTGATTTTGATGAAATTCAGGATCTGAAGATTGAAGGGAGTTTGGAGGATATAGATCATGCAAAAAATGATTTGTCCTATCAGGATGCTTTGATAATAGCTATGAAAAGGGAAAAGGCTAAATTTAAATTTTATTTGAATATGGCAGGCAGTGCGTTAAATAAAGAATGCAAAGATACATTCATAGCATTGGCAAATGAAGAGGCTCGACAAAAATTGAAAATTGAAATAGAATATGACGAACATATTCTATTGGAGAATTGATTCGCGAATAAAAATGAAAAATTGATTGTGAGAAAGCATATTTAAATCGAAATTCTGGTGAAGAATTTCGATTTTATTTTTTACGGTGCAATTATTGTAGATATTTTGTTTTCCAAGCGGACTTTAGTATTTTTGTTGGTCATTACATGTTAACTATAAATGTTTGAAATACAGATAATTAATGAATTATTTTTTCCGAAGTATTCTTCTGATATGTCTCATCCTTGGGGCTGTTAATTTTGCGGAAGCTCAATCTAGAACAGTTGAATTATCTAATAATAAGGTTGTTGTAGGTGGACAGACCTGTTTTTTACATGTTGTTAAGGAGAAGCAGACCTTGTTCTCAATTAGCAGAGCATATGGTGTTGACCTTGCTGTTATTTTGCAAGTGAATCGAAAAACGGACGTAACTGTTAATATTGGAGAGGTTTTAAGAATTCCTGTTGTAGATGCAGAAACTGTTCTTCCTTCTGTCTTAGTGAAAAAGGAGGATGATAAATTCTTTTATCATATTATTAAGAAAGGAGATACATTATTTTCTTTGTATAGAAAATATGGTGTTGATGTTGAAGTGATCAGGTCCTCAAATCCTGATATGGGACCTAATCTAAGCTTGGGATCGATTGTTAAAGTACCTAAAATTAAAAAGGAGGTGCAGGTTAATTTTACACCAAAGCACGATAAGTATTATTACTATTACGTAATAAAGCAAGGGGATACTGAATCTGCTATTTCCCGAAAGTTTTTTATGAAGTTGCGAAAATTCAGAAAGTTAAATCCAAAGGTGAAAAGAACGACTCTGAAAATTGGTGATTGGGTTCGAATTCCCAGGTATTTAGTTCCACCAGAATATTTTGTAGAGAAAGGGGCTCCAAAAGATACAATTTTGGAAGTGCAGCAAGTTGTTGATTCTGTTGTTTCAGAAGTGATTTTGAAACCTAGGATTCAAAATAAGATAAGAATTGCCTTATTTTTGCCTCTTTATTTAAATGCAAATGATTCCATAAATAGGAATGTTTTCTATAAGGATACTATTGAGATTATTACAGAGCTAGAACCTAGGGTTTTATACAGTAGATCGCATGATTTTATTCGTTTCTATCAAGGTGTTCTTTTGGCTGTTGATTCTCTTCAAAAAGATGGATTATCAGTAGATCTTCATGTTTTTGATACCGAAAAAAATCCCGAGCGACTTCAACGAATTCTTGCCGGATTGCAGTATACTGATTTAGATTTCATTATTGGACCGGTGTATCAAAATACATTTTCTGTTGTTGCTGATTTTGCTCAAAGAAGAAGAATACCTATTATTTCTCCTCTTTCTCCGAAGAATTCAGAGTTGCAAACAAATCCATTTGTAATTCAAATAAATACTTCTGTGAAGTCAATTTGTGGGAAAATATCAGATTTTGTTTCTTACGATTTGGATACGAGGAATTTGATTGTGGTTCATCCTGATCGCTATGAGCATTTGAATGAATTTCAACTGGTGACAGACATTGAGCGGAATTTGTTTGAAAAAGGAAAATACTGGGAAAATGATGATATGACCTATAAAAAGATCTCATTTGATGAATATGGTCTTTTTGGTATTGAGAGGATGTTAAGTGATACAGTTGAAAATGTCATTATTATTCC contains:
- a CDS encoding iron-containing alcohol dehydrogenase — translated: MAKFKVPKEIFHGLGSLENLKGLTGKKAVIVIGGSSVKANGSLERTENYLKEAGISTVVFSGVEPDPSIETVLKGAEFFTQEQPDVIVGLGGCSSIDAAKAMWIYYEYPDSKLEELAAPFAVKPMRNKAYFVAIPSTSGTGTEVTGLSVITDREKGTKYPIVSHELTPDVAIIDGDLCASMPKHVTANTGLDVLSHGVEAYVSNIADRYNDALAKGAIDLVFKTLPTVIEEPNNLEARQAMHDASCMAGMAFTNVWLGIVHSMSHQIGGTFGIPHGCGNAILMPNVIRFNSKVTNKYSELAALSGRTSAEEFAQEVSKLRASVGVVGSIKEYGVSQEEWDAKLDVLTQNAMDDPCTLFNPRKPKFEEIKAIFQACYEGRAITL
- a CDS encoding ferritin family protein encodes the protein MKIFRTFEEIIDYAIEKEMDEIEFYSEIANRMDRENMKGLFRNFALEKTARMLRLEKMKDVKTGFDFDEIQDLKIEGSLEDIDHAKNDLSYQDALIIAMKREKAKFKFYLNMAGSALNKECKDTFIALANEEARQKLKIEIEYDEHILLEN
- the gltA gene encoding NADPH-dependent glutamate synthase gives rise to the protein MERSEEYIKNERKKEWRVELQKLTKAKDRMSIERVQMTEMAPEERIKSQRVEVNMGLTKEQAMLEATRCMDCANPTCMEGCPVSINIPKFIKNIERGDILEAASVLKETSALPAVCGRVCPQEAQCEERCFYVEKLNLKSVAIGHLERFAADFERESGVISVPKLAEPNGVQVAVIGSGPSGLSFAGDMAKLGYDVTVFEALHEIGGVLKYGIPEFRLPNAVVDVEIENLRKMGVKFITNYIVGQTASLDDLKKEGYKAFYVGSGAGLPRFMNIPGENSNGIMSSNEYLTRVNLMGADSEESDTPILRGKNVVVVGGGNTAMDSVRTAKRLGAERAIIVYRRSEEEMPARAEEVHHAKQEGIEFLTLTNPIEYIADENRRVKQIRVQKMELGEPDSSGRRRPVPIEGSEYTIDATVVIVAVGVSPNPLIPNSVEGLEVSKWGTIEVVKDKMQSSIPELFAGGDIVRGGATVILAMGDGRKAAANMDVYLKEKYMSKKVEL
- a CDS encoding sulfide/dihydroorotate dehydrogenase-like FAD/NAD-binding protein — its product is MNKIVEKENFSEKVVKIVVEAPLIAKARKPGNFVIVRVGEKGERIPLTIAGADIAKGTITIIVQKMGVSSTKLCDLKVGEYITDLVGPLGKPTEIHNVGTVLCCGGGVGVAPLLPIVEGYKKAGNRVITVIAARSKDLLILEDEMRKNSDELIVMTDDGSHGRKGLVTEGMEEVIKREKVDECITIGPAIMMKFCSLLTKKYEIPTMASLNSIMVDGTGMCGACRVTVDGKTKFTCVDGPEFDAHKIDFDEMMSRLGGYKEEEKDKMDHFEN
- a CDS encoding PBP1 and LysM peptidoglycan-binding domain-containing protein; its protein translation is MNYFFRSILLICLILGAVNFAEAQSRTVELSNNKVVVGGQTCFLHVVKEKQTLFSISRAYGVDLAVILQVNRKTDVTVNIGEVLRIPVVDAETVLPSVLVKKEDDKFFYHIIKKGDTLFSLYRKYGVDVEVIRSSNPDMGPNLSLGSIVKVPKIKKEVQVNFTPKHDKYYYYYVIKQGDTESAISRKFFMKLRKFRKLNPKVKRTTLKIGDWVRIPRYLVPPEYFVEKGAPKDTILEVQQVVDSVVSEVILKPRIQNKIRIALFLPLYLNANDSINRNVFYKDTIEIITELEPRVLYSRSHDFIRFYQGVLLAVDSLQKDGLSVDLHVFDTEKNPERLQRILAGLQYTDLDFIIGPVYQNTFSVVADFAQRRRIPIISPLSPKNSELQTNPFVIQINTSVKSICGKISDFVSYDLDTRNLIVVHPDRYEHLNEFQLVTDIERNLFEKGKYWENDDMTYKKISFDEYGLFGIERMLSDTVENVIIIPSTLQPYVENIISNLNILSQRFDIRLIGFPVWQRFNSLDAEIFYNLNLSVITPYNIDYKEVKIDSFVSDFRDKFKCEPNDFSFRAFDLCRYFSKAVSSFGRAFPGHLNKMNVDLLQSNYHFKRVNAFGGLENQGIQVVNYSRDFRIRHYIPKSQKSLGLSE
- a CDS encoding ferritin-like domain-containing protein; translated protein: MKEFNSIEDILDFAINEEQMAADFYTELAGKMKHQEMKDTFEQYALEELGHRAKLEAIKNGKKVQVSETKIADLKIGDYLLDVDVDKSNLTYQEALILAMKKEKIAFRLYNDLASASTDEPSKKLFLMLAQEEAKHKLRFEVEYDSNILKEN